The DNA region GAGCTCGGCGTGGAACCGGGAGTCGTTGTTCTGCCAGAGCGCATGGTCGTGGTCGAACTGGAGTTGCTGGTACTGATCCCACGTCAGGTTTTTCACCGATTTCGGCAGCTCACCCGTATGGCTCACGTACAGATCGTTGGCCATGGCGCGGGCCTTGCCCTTGAGCCAGGCGTAGTCGAACGGGCCGGGCATTGTTGTTTCCGAAGTGGCCCCGGCCACGCGGGCGCATGAGGAGGCACAAAGGAGAAGGATGATGCAAAGGCCGAGGCGCAAGATGGCCGGAACGGAAAAAGCACGTGTCATGATGCGTTCCTGTCTGATCTGGATTGATCCGCCGAAGTTGATACAAAACACCTGCAGCCTGGTCGCAGGCGCACGCAACCTCCGGGGAATGTTTTTAAAAATTGCCAGAAGCTTGAAATATACCGGGCGGAGCATGAAATGCAATTCGAAATTGCCTCATGCCCCGCCCGTCTGCGTGGCCCTGATTCAACGGGATATCCGAGCGATGCGTCAGCGCCCCTGTACGGCATCGCGCAGCATTTGTTGTGCTTCCGGAGAAAGTCCTAATGACGGCAGCTCGTTATTGAGATTATCGCTGCTGCCGTATCCACCGAGATAGCCGTTGACCCGCGCCACGGCCGTGGAGTCCCGGAACTCCGCTGCATCCGGATAAATGGCGTAATATTCCGAGGCGATGGGACCGAACCGCCGCAGCATGTACTTCTGATGATAATCCTCTGCCGGCCAGAACACCGGAGCAGGCAATATTTCCGTATACACGGTCTTGCCCGACTGCGCCTCGCGCCTGGCCTTGCCCTGCTCGGCCGCTTCCCGCTGCGCCTCGGAGTGGTAGAAGATCACCGATTTGTACTGTTGGGAGAACGCAGGCGTAGTCGGGTTGTGGTCGCGCCAGAATTCGTCCAGCAGCTCGTCGTATGATATTATCTCAGGATCAAAAACAATCTCTAACGTTTCGGTATGATTGCCGAGCTGGTGGTACGTAGGGTTCTGCAACTTACCACCGGCATAGCCCACGCGGGTGCGCACAACGCCGTCAAGACGCCCGAACCGAGCGTCAGGTCCCCAGAATCAACCCAGGCCAAAGGTGGCGACTTCTGTACGGGGGTGCTTTTGGGCGTCGATAGTTGGTTTGGACAGTGTCGAAGTTACGTGCATGGAAGGATACTCCAGTACGTTTTGGGGCACGGGGCACGTTGTGCCCGATGCGAATGCCGGCGTGGCGAGGCCGAAAACTTCTCCGATGACAAACAATGATAGAACGAACGCCATCAGAATCGCGTGCATTGCCACCTCTCTTTTTCCCTACTGATTTTATCTGGTTACTGGACAAGGTAACCACTCCGAAATCAAAGACAAGCATGGTGAAATTATTATGGATAAATCGTCATCTGCTGGTATGGATGGGATGTGCTCTTGTGGGAGCCCTGCGCTATTGATAAGAACGGAGTCAGCATCGGCGGTCATGCGCTCCTTATGACGGGTCGACCGGACCGACATGCTGAAAACATCCTATGATACAAAGCAGATGGCATAGCACAAGCGCAATGCGACTTGTTAGCGCGCACGCCGCTGCCGGAAATCGCCACGTTTTGTAGCCGACAGAACGGCACAATGAACTGACATGTTGGAATACTTGCGCATTCGCAATCTGGCCCTTATCGACGACCTCGAGTTGGATTTCGCCTCGGGCCTTAACGCCCTGACCGGCGAAACCGGCGCGGGTAAAAGCTTTATCCTCAAGGCGCTCGGCTTTCTCACAGGCGACAAGCTTGAGACGTCCATGGTCCGCCCGGGCGCCGAGAAGGCCACGGTTGAAGCGATTTTTGTCCTGGACGGCGAGCAGCTCGTCATTTCCCGGGAGCTTTCTGCGGATTCGGGCCGAAGCCGCGTCAGCCTCAACGATTCTTTGAGCTCGCAGGACCGGATCAAGGCCATGCGCCCCCAGCTCCTCATCCACGCCAGCCAACACGGCCAGCAACGGTTGTTGCAGCCATCCTTCCAGGCGCAGATCATTGATTCCAAGCTGCCGGATCGTTCTCTGCTCGACACAAAGGATGCGCTTGTGCGCGAGATACGATCCATTGCATCGCAGCGTGAAGAAATGGAGGACAAGTGCCGCGAGCTGGAAACCAGACGCGAGTTTCTGGAGTTCCAGCAAAAAGAGATAGATAAGGTTGCGCCGGAGGCTGGTGAAGAAGAAGCGCTCGAAACCAGGCGGCGGGCTGTGCGCGACATGGCATTTGCCCGTGAGGCTGTCGATAATGGTCTGGAGTTGCTGCGCAACCCGGAAACAGGTGGCATCATCGATGGTGTGGACAAGCTGGGCTCGGTTCTCGCCACACTCGAAAAAGCCAACCCGGCCTATGCCACGGAATCCGAACGGCTTACCGAGGTCCGGGAGTTTTTCATCGACCTGGAGGCAAAGCTTCGCCGCGAGAGCCGTGAGGAATCTGCCGACTCTGATATCGAGGCAATTGAATCGCGGCTCTTTGAGCTGGCTCAGCTCAAACGTAAGCTGAAGCGATCGCTGGAAGAAATTGTGGATCTTGGTCGCGAGATCCAGGAAAATCTCTCCTTTCTCGATGCATGCGGCCTGGACCGGCAGCGTTTGGCCAAGGAGGAGAAAGCGGCGGCGGCCAAGTTGCAGGCCGTGCTGCAACAATTAAATGACGCACGCTCCTCAGCGGCCGAGGGCCTTTGCCGCGCTCTGGAAAAAGAGCTGGCCGGCCTCGGGTTTTCCGAGCATGTCGCCGTTTCTGTGGAGTTCACGCCGCACCCTCTAT from Oceanidesulfovibrio marinus includes:
- a CDS encoding peptide-methionine (S)-S-oxide reductase MsrA; protein product: MRTRVGYAGGKLQNPTYHQLGNHTETLEIVFDPEIISYDELLDEFWRDHNPTTPAFSQQYKSVIFYHSEAQREAAEQGKARREAQSGKTVYTEILPAPVFWPAEDYHQKYMLRRFGPIASEYYAIYPDAAEFRDSTAVARVNGYLGGYGSSDNLNNELPSLGLSPEAQQMLRDAVQGR
- a CDS encoding DNA repair protein RecN, giving the protein MLEYLRIRNLALIDDLELDFASGLNALTGETGAGKSFILKALGFLTGDKLETSMVRPGAEKATVEAIFVLDGEQLVISRELSADSGRSRVSLNDSLSSQDRIKAMRPQLLIHASQHGQQRLLQPSFQAQIIDSKLPDRSLLDTKDALVREIRSIASQREEMEDKCRELETRREFLEFQQKEIDKVAPEAGEEEALETRRRAVRDMAFAREAVDNGLELLRNPETGGIIDGVDKLGSVLATLEKANPAYATESERLTEVREFFIDLEAKLRRESREESADSDIEAIESRLFELAQLKRKLKRSLEEIVDLGREIQENLSFLDACGLDRQRLAKEEKAAAAKLQAVLQQLNDARSSAAEGLCRALEKELAGLGFSEHVAVSVEFTPHPLFPDSSDDEGNAHLASLVEQRARFLWQPNPGQPAQPLDQIASGGELSRFLLALVTLSARGEDAALIFDEVDAGVGGRTLNRLADRIRNLASQQQVLLITHWPQLAATADRHFLVEKHVENGQTYTRCRRLNTKEVKAELDRMAGGEAGGDPAPLLRPM